In one Musa acuminata AAA Group cultivar baxijiao chromosome BXJ2-5, Cavendish_Baxijiao_AAA, whole genome shotgun sequence genomic region, the following are encoded:
- the LOC103984752 gene encoding brassinosteroid-responsive RING protein 1-like yields MAGPFHSYVLVLPKPVMLFFRFLAYVDFAVSLVFSYLGLCGPPEPLTPTWGENALYFPATETPSSSIKRQLHVVEFSSFARTRRVEELTCVICLSEVARGHEVRELGNCAHGFHVECIDRWVDVGRETCPLCRAHLLPFVYPGRMWWRRFMWGL; encoded by the coding sequence ATGGCCGGCCCCTTTCATTCGTACGTCCTGGTGCTGCCCAAGCCGGTAATGCTCTTCTTCCGGTTCCTCGCCTACGTTGACTTCGCAGTCTCGCTGGTCTTCTCCTATCTCGGCCTGTGCGGGCCGCCGGAGCCGCTGACGCCAACGTGGGGAGAGAATGCGCTCTATTTCCCGGCCACGGAAACCCCGTCGTCGTCGATAAAGAGGCAGCTCCATGTGGTGGAGTTCTCGAGCTTCGCGAGGACGCGCCGGGTGGAGGAGCTGACCTGCGTCATCTGCCTGAGTGAGGTGGCGCGCGGGCATGAGGTGAGGGAGCTCGGCAACTGCGCCCATGGGTTCCATGTGGAGTGCATAGATAGGTGGGTTGACGTCGGCCGCGAAACCTGTCCTCTGTGCAGGGCTCACCTTCTCCCCTTCGTGTACCCGGGAAGGATGTGGTGGCGAAGATTTATGTGGGGGTTATGA